One segment of Arthrobacter sp. MMS18-M83 DNA contains the following:
- a CDS encoding ArsR/SmtB family transcription factor yields MNEDNGVSNGLASPKRRKRPGKTVVITDPKAIRALAHAARLEVISELYSTQLSRTATELAAQTGLTPSAMSYHLRALQKWGIVTPADNEGDARERRWKAAGSDFTIKSGGNAPSPEIAVVELELDAFRRRATAFTRARGERRKRGETANEAAAMLLSSDLLYLTSDQRTDLKAKFQDLIRSYELEDPTQIPEGAVRIATMWSMIPDDRTPPAN; encoded by the coding sequence GTGAATGAAGACAACGGGGTATCCAACGGGCTGGCATCCCCGAAACGCCGGAAGCGGCCCGGGAAAACGGTGGTGATCACCGACCCTAAAGCCATCCGGGCGCTCGCCCATGCCGCCCGGCTTGAGGTCATCTCTGAGCTCTACTCAACCCAGCTGAGCCGCACGGCAACGGAACTCGCGGCACAGACAGGGCTTACGCCCAGCGCCATGAGCTACCACCTGCGGGCCCTCCAAAAATGGGGCATCGTGACTCCTGCGGACAACGAAGGCGATGCACGCGAGCGCCGATGGAAGGCCGCCGGTTCGGACTTCACCATCAAATCGGGCGGCAACGCTCCGAGCCCGGAGATCGCCGTCGTCGAGCTCGAACTGGACGCGTTCCGGCGTCGGGCCACCGCCTTCACCCGGGCCCGCGGTGAGCGGCGCAAGCGCGGAGAGACCGCGAACGAAGCGGCCGCCATGCTCTTGTCCAGCGATCTGCTGTACCTGACTTCGGATCAGCGGACGGATCTCAAGGCGAAATTCCAGGACCTCATTAGGTCATATGAGCTCGAAGATCCCACGCAGATTCCCGAAGGCGCGGTACGAATCGCTACGATGTGGTCAATGATTCCGGACGACCGGACGCCGCCCGCAAACTAG
- the topA gene encoding type I DNA topoisomerase produces the protein MPSKAKTGKKLVIVESPAKSKTIAKYLGEGFIVEASIGHIRDLPQPSDLPAELKKTSVGKFAVDIENDFKPYYVVSPDKKKKVAELKAQLKDADALYLATDGDREGEAIAWHLLEVLKPKVPVYRMTFGEITKEAIHRAMDNLRDVDSALVDAQETRRILDRLYGYEISPVLWRKVARGLSAGRVQSVVTRMVVDRERERMAFKSASYWDLTGQFGTGSASFKAKLAAVDGAKVASGRDFNDDGALTSSNAVHLNEELATSLAAGLETADFRVRSVDTKPYTRRPAAPFTTSTLQQEAGRKLRFTSKSTMQIAQRLYENGYITYMRTDSSALSDEALTAARRQAAELYGPEYVPQSPRVYANKAANAQEAHEAIRPAGDSFRTPAQVASHLTGDAFRLYELIWKRTIASQMGDAKGSTATIRLGAVAADGRDAEFSASGTVITFPGFLAAYEEGKDESRGDDDSDEARRLPNVAKDDSLTASDIVAVGHETSPPPRYTEASLTAELEKRGIGRPSTYASTISTIQDRGYVRKQGSALVPSWIAFSVIRLLEQHFTDYVDYEFTADMEGDLDKIANGQAVGAAWLKHFYYGEDADPGLLSIVNNLGEIDAREINSVPIAEGITLRVGKFGPYLESSIPTIDPKTGEVVESARANVPEDLAPDELTAAKAVELMETAAPEERVLGADPHTGHSVVAKNGRYGAYVTEIIPEMTEEQLANQPVEYYKNGKPKPPKKPVKAKPRTGSLFKSMSVDSITLDEAMQLMSLPRVLGADAEGNPITVQNGRFGPYLKKGTDSRSIGSEEEIFTITLEQALEIYSQPKQRGARSAVPPLAEFGPDPVSEKNIVVKEGRFGPYITDGVTNITVPRATSLEELTREQAIELLAEKRAKGPVKRTTTARKAPAKKAAAKK, from the coding sequence GTGCCCAGCAAGGCAAAAACCGGCAAGAAACTCGTGATCGTGGAGTCTCCGGCCAAGAGCAAGACCATCGCCAAGTACCTGGGCGAAGGCTTCATTGTCGAGGCTTCGATCGGCCACATCCGCGACCTCCCGCAGCCGTCGGACCTCCCTGCAGAACTGAAGAAGACTTCGGTGGGCAAGTTCGCCGTCGACATCGAAAACGACTTCAAGCCGTACTACGTGGTGTCTCCGGATAAGAAGAAAAAAGTCGCCGAACTCAAGGCCCAGCTGAAAGACGCTGACGCGCTCTACCTCGCAACCGATGGGGACCGCGAGGGCGAGGCCATCGCGTGGCACCTCCTGGAGGTCCTGAAACCCAAGGTTCCCGTCTACCGCATGACCTTCGGTGAAATCACCAAGGAAGCCATCCATCGCGCCATGGACAACTTGCGCGACGTCGACAGCGCTTTGGTGGACGCCCAGGAAACGCGCCGCATCCTGGACCGCTTATACGGCTACGAGATCTCCCCGGTGCTCTGGCGAAAAGTGGCCCGGGGCTTGTCGGCCGGCCGGGTGCAGTCCGTCGTGACCCGCATGGTGGTTGACCGCGAGCGCGAACGCATGGCCTTCAAATCCGCGTCCTACTGGGACTTGACCGGCCAGTTCGGGACCGGTTCCGCGTCCTTCAAGGCGAAGCTTGCTGCCGTGGACGGCGCGAAGGTGGCCAGCGGCCGCGACTTCAACGACGACGGCGCCCTCACCTCTTCGAACGCCGTGCACCTCAACGAGGAACTCGCGACGTCGTTGGCGGCCGGACTGGAGACCGCGGACTTCCGCGTCCGCTCGGTGGACACCAAGCCGTACACGCGCCGTCCCGCCGCACCGTTCACGACGTCGACCCTTCAGCAGGAAGCCGGCCGTAAGCTGCGCTTCACCTCCAAGAGCACCATGCAGATCGCCCAGCGCCTGTATGAAAACGGCTACATCACTTATATGCGTACGGACTCCTCCGCATTGAGCGACGAAGCGCTCACAGCCGCCCGCCGCCAGGCCGCTGAGCTGTACGGTCCCGAGTATGTGCCGCAGTCTCCGCGCGTCTACGCCAACAAGGCCGCCAACGCGCAGGAAGCCCACGAAGCCATCCGCCCCGCGGGTGACTCCTTCCGCACCCCTGCGCAGGTGGCAAGCCATTTGACCGGCGACGCCTTCCGCCTCTACGAACTCATCTGGAAGCGCACCATCGCCTCCCAGATGGGCGACGCCAAGGGCTCCACGGCCACCATCCGCCTCGGCGCGGTGGCTGCCGATGGGCGCGACGCCGAATTCTCGGCCTCCGGTACGGTCATCACCTTCCCGGGCTTCCTCGCAGCCTACGAAGAAGGCAAGGACGAGAGCCGCGGCGACGACGACTCCGATGAAGCCCGCCGCCTGCCCAACGTTGCCAAGGACGATTCCCTCACGGCTTCAGACATCGTCGCCGTGGGCCACGAGACCTCCCCGCCGCCGCGGTACACGGAAGCGTCCCTGACGGCGGAGCTGGAAAAGCGTGGCATCGGCCGTCCGTCCACCTACGCGTCCACCATCTCCACCATCCAGGACCGCGGCTACGTCCGGAAGCAGGGCTCCGCGCTGGTTCCCAGCTGGATCGCCTTCTCCGTAATCCGTTTGTTGGAGCAGCATTTCACCGACTACGTGGACTACGAGTTCACGGCGGACATGGAAGGCGACCTGGACAAGATCGCCAACGGCCAGGCCGTTGGTGCCGCTTGGCTCAAGCACTTCTACTACGGTGAAGACGCCGATCCTGGACTGCTGAGCATCGTCAACAACCTCGGCGAAATCGATGCCCGCGAGATCAACTCCGTGCCGATTGCCGAAGGCATCACCCTGCGCGTCGGCAAGTTCGGCCCGTACCTGGAGAGCTCGATCCCCACTATCGACCCCAAGACCGGTGAGGTCGTGGAGTCGGCGCGTGCCAACGTCCCCGAGGACCTCGCACCGGACGAGCTCACTGCGGCCAAGGCCGTGGAGCTCATGGAAACGGCAGCCCCTGAGGAACGCGTCCTCGGCGCGGACCCGCACACCGGGCACAGCGTGGTTGCCAAGAACGGCCGTTACGGCGCCTATGTCACCGAGATCATCCCGGAAATGACGGAAGAGCAGCTGGCAAACCAGCCGGTGGAGTATTACAAGAACGGCAAACCCAAGCCGCCGAAGAAGCCGGTCAAGGCCAAGCCGCGCACAGGTTCGCTGTTCAAGTCCATGTCCGTTGACTCGATCACGCTCGACGAAGCAATGCAGCTCATGAGCCTGCCCCGCGTCCTCGGCGCGGACGCCGAAGGCAACCCCATCACGGTGCAGAACGGCCGCTTTGGGCCGTATTTGAAGAAGGGCACGGACTCGCGGTCCATCGGCTCCGAGGAAGAGATCTTCACCATCACCCTGGAACAGGCACTGGAGATCTACTCCCAGCCGAAACAGCGTGGTGCACGTTCAGCCGTGCCACCGCTGGCCGAGTTCGGTCCGGACCCGGTCTCGGAGAAGAACATCGTGGTGAAGGAAGGTCGTTTCGGTCCGTACATCACCGACGGCGTCACCAACATCACGGTTCCCCGCGCCACGTCCTTGGAAGAGCTGACCCGGGAGCAGGCCATCGAGCTGCTCGCCGAGAAGCGCGCCAAGGGCCCGGTCAAGCGGACCACCACGGCCCGTAAAGCGCCAGCGAAGAAGGCTGCGGCGAAGAAGTAG
- a CDS encoding SseB family protein, with translation MTDQPAAPESLPLNDLESKLAKAGQADANPVDVILSFLNNEVYILSADSLDRPDAAVEPLVLSNAEGQPVLAVFSHPSRVESHFLEAAPNVLGTHGAAILDSIGDELGLVINPGSEHGFEMGPEGIANVRRDFTRADEGDDAATHAAPHAATSPTDGAANARPQE, from the coding sequence ATGACAGATCAGCCAGCTGCCCCGGAATCCCTGCCCTTGAACGATCTCGAGTCCAAGCTCGCGAAGGCAGGACAAGCCGACGCGAACCCCGTGGACGTCATCCTGTCCTTCTTGAACAACGAGGTCTACATCCTCAGCGCAGACTCCCTGGATAGGCCCGATGCCGCGGTGGAACCACTCGTGCTCTCGAACGCCGAGGGCCAACCAGTCCTTGCTGTCTTCAGCCACCCCAGCCGGGTGGAATCGCACTTCCTCGAGGCCGCACCCAACGTCCTTGGTACCCATGGCGCCGCGATCCTGGATAGCATCGGTGACGAGCTTGGCCTCGTGATCAACCCCGGCAGCGAGCACGGCTTCGAGATGGGCCCGGAGGGCATCGCCAACGTCCGCCGGGACTTCACCCGCGCCGACGAAGGTGACGACGCGGCGACACACGCGGCTCCGCACGCAGCCACTAGTCCCACCGACGGCGCCGCAAACGCCAGACCCCAGGAATAA
- a CDS encoding Ppx/GppA phosphatase family protein, producing MRLGVLDIGSNTVHLLLVDAHPGARPVAFASHKRPLSLVQFLDAEGNINDAGQHELIEFVLEAWEFAARHKAEDLLAFCTSAIREATNGPEVLARVKHETTVTLQELTGSEEASMTFFAVRRWYGWGAGPILDLDIGGGSFEMAFGQDELPELAVSVPLGASRLTRDWLHNDPPSAKSVKELRKYIRQTLKPVVREFKQLGRANLVAGTSKTFRSLARIAGAAPSGAGPYVKRELHATDLGLWAQRISAMTVEDRLYLPGVSDARAGQILAGALVAEAALEMFEFPSMEICPWALREGLILRRLDQLIFDGPLAPAPHVGLGGAVPVPRMGANTRTAAPAAASIPIPTAGRQAN from the coding sequence ATGCGTCTTGGCGTCCTAGACATCGGTTCCAACACCGTCCATTTGCTTTTGGTGGACGCGCACCCGGGCGCACGCCCGGTCGCGTTTGCCTCCCATAAGCGACCCCTTTCGCTGGTCCAGTTCCTGGACGCCGAAGGTAACATCAACGACGCCGGACAACACGAGTTGATCGAGTTCGTCCTTGAAGCGTGGGAGTTCGCAGCCCGCCACAAGGCCGAGGATCTACTGGCCTTTTGTACGTCGGCTATCCGGGAAGCCACCAACGGTCCCGAAGTCCTGGCCAGGGTGAAGCACGAGACTACCGTGACGCTGCAGGAACTGACCGGTAGCGAAGAGGCCTCCATGACCTTTTTCGCGGTTCGACGCTGGTATGGCTGGGGCGCCGGTCCCATCCTGGACCTGGACATCGGCGGCGGCTCTTTCGAAATGGCATTCGGCCAGGACGAGCTGCCCGAGCTCGCGGTGTCCGTCCCCCTGGGCGCCAGCCGCTTGACCCGGGACTGGCTCCACAATGACCCGCCGTCGGCCAAGAGCGTCAAGGAGCTGCGCAAGTACATCCGCCAAACACTCAAACCCGTGGTGCGTGAGTTCAAGCAACTCGGCCGGGCCAACCTGGTGGCCGGAACCTCCAAGACCTTCCGTTCACTTGCGCGCATCGCGGGTGCGGCCCCCAGCGGTGCCGGTCCGTACGTCAAACGCGAGCTCCATGCCACGGACTTGGGACTCTGGGCGCAGCGCATCTCGGCCATGACGGTCGAGGACCGGCTCTATCTCCCGGGGGTCTCGGATGCGCGGGCCGGGCAGATCCTTGCTGGAGCCCTCGTGGCCGAGGCGGCCTTGGAAATGTTCGAGTTTCCAAGCATGGAGATCTGCCCTTGGGCATTGCGCGAAGGATTGATCTTGCGCCGACTCGACCAGCTGATCTTCGACGGCCCGCTGGCCCCGGCCCCGCATGTCGGGCTCGGCGGCGCCGTACCGGTGCCCCGCATGGGCGCCAACACCCGAACGGCCGCGCCCGCGGCAGCGTCCATCCCCATCCCAACCGCCGGCAGGCAGGCCAACTGA
- a CDS encoding sugar phosphate isomerase/epimerase family protein, which translates to MSTDVEHSEEDTPRIPVALSSASVYPLSVHDAFAVAQDLGYDGVEVMVTNNATSQNPDALIQLSHRYDQQIVSIHAPTLLLTQQVWGPAWNKIEMSCQMAREVGCNTVVVHPPFRWQSNYAENFAAGVREIAAMYQVHIAVENMYPWRVRGREALAYLPHWDPMGQDYDDVTWDFSHAATAGANSLEAVRALGSKLRHVHLTDGSGSGKDEHLIPGYGTQQCAEVLQHLASNGFEGTVVAEISTRKAKAAGEREEWLAETLRFARQHLGAPLVGAFEI; encoded by the coding sequence ATGAGCACCGACGTCGAGCACTCCGAAGAAGACACGCCGAGGATCCCGGTGGCGCTTTCCAGCGCTTCTGTCTATCCACTCAGCGTCCATGACGCGTTTGCGGTAGCCCAGGACCTGGGGTACGACGGCGTCGAGGTGATGGTGACCAACAACGCCACCAGCCAGAACCCGGATGCCTTGATCCAGCTCAGCCATCGTTACGACCAGCAGATCGTCTCCATCCACGCGCCCACCTTGCTGCTGACCCAACAGGTCTGGGGTCCGGCGTGGAACAAGATCGAGATGTCCTGCCAGATGGCGCGGGAGGTGGGCTGCAACACGGTGGTGGTCCACCCGCCGTTCCGCTGGCAGTCGAACTATGCCGAGAACTTCGCCGCCGGTGTGCGCGAGATCGCGGCGATGTACCAAGTGCACATTGCGGTAGAGAACATGTACCCGTGGCGCGTGCGCGGCCGGGAAGCGCTTGCTTACCTTCCGCACTGGGACCCGATGGGCCAAGATTACGACGACGTCACGTGGGACTTCTCGCACGCCGCCACTGCCGGGGCCAACAGTCTTGAGGCCGTGCGGGCGCTCGGGAGCAAGTTGCGCCACGTCCACCTCACCGACGGTTCCGGTTCGGGCAAGGACGAGCACCTGATCCCCGGGTACGGGACCCAACAGTGCGCCGAGGTGCTGCAGCATCTGGCATCCAACGGATTCGAGGGCACAGTGGTTGCCGAGATCTCCACCCGCAAGGCAAAAGCTGCCGGAGAGCGCGAGGAGTGGCTCGCTGAAACCCTGCGCTTTGCGCGCCAGCATTTGGGAGCGCCACTCGTGGGAGCCTTCGAGATCTAA
- the proC gene encoding pyrroline-5-carboxylate reductase — protein MSNRIAFLGCGSMNEAILGGLLAAGTDPSDVVATVRRAERAAELAERHHVMTIAGVEEPDNNKLATKGASVVILGVKPVGIADLAREISPALAKNTIVISVAAAVSIAQLEAALPAGQPVIRTMPNTPAKLGRGVVSVSPGTNCTPEQLQQAKDILAAAGTVVEIPEEQVDALSAISGSGPAYAFYLAEAMAAAGVELGLDPELSLMISRETVAGAGFMLAEPGADPTALRIAVTSPNGTTERAIAAFNEGGIPAIIAAGARAAAARAAEITQQLA, from the coding sequence ATGAGCAACCGAATCGCATTCCTTGGCTGTGGATCCATGAACGAGGCCATTCTGGGTGGCTTGCTGGCCGCCGGAACGGATCCGTCGGACGTCGTCGCCACCGTACGTCGCGCGGAACGCGCCGCCGAACTGGCCGAGCGCCACCATGTCATGACCATCGCCGGAGTAGAGGAACCAGACAACAACAAGCTGGCCACCAAAGGCGCGTCGGTTGTCATCTTGGGTGTCAAGCCCGTGGGCATTGCTGATCTTGCCCGCGAGATCTCGCCCGCGCTGGCCAAGAACACCATTGTGATCAGTGTTGCCGCTGCCGTGTCCATTGCCCAGCTGGAAGCAGCGTTGCCGGCGGGCCAGCCGGTCATCCGCACCATGCCTAACACGCCCGCCAAGCTCGGCCGCGGGGTGGTCTCCGTTTCTCCCGGAACCAACTGCACTCCCGAGCAGCTCCAGCAGGCCAAGGACATCCTCGCCGCGGCAGGAACCGTGGTGGAAATCCCCGAGGAACAGGTGGATGCCCTGTCTGCCATCAGCGGCTCCGGCCCCGCGTACGCGTTCTACCTTGCCGAAGCCATGGCCGCCGCCGGGGTCGAACTTGGCTTGGATCCCGAGCTTTCCCTCATGATTTCCCGGGAGACCGTGGCAGGTGCCGGCTTCATGCTTGCCGAGCCCGGCGCGGATCCGACCGCACTGCGCATCGCCGTGACCAGCCCCAACGGCACCACGGAGCGCGCCATCGCGGCCTTCAATGAAGGCGGCATACCCGCGATCATCGCCGCCGGAGCCCGTGCAGCGGCTGCCCGCGCCGCAGAAATCACGCAGCAACTCGCCTAG
- a CDS encoding magnesium transporter CorA family protein — MVFIRLYREGKLERDDVGAHEIEALAHQDDVVLWIDFTNPTADDLLGVETVYGLHRLAVEDAVHDFQRPKLDRYPNHLFLSAYQAGLESGTGELAIAEISAFVSRNALVTVHGPDFDTDKLMAHWDAETDLTAHGVPFLFWGLLDLIVDGHFDAVQELDGYIDTLEESLFDDHSPDHDLQRKTFELRKNLVRLRRVILPMREVLNTLLRRDDLVGCSPAMQPFLQDVYDHVLRATEWTESLRDLVTTILETHISIQGNQMNLVMKKVTSWAAIIAVPTAVTGFFGQNVPFFGFQNDYGLWLSSALMAGGSIFLYLAFKKRDWI, encoded by the coding sequence ATGGTATTCATACGGCTGTACCGCGAAGGAAAACTCGAACGCGACGATGTCGGCGCCCATGAGATCGAGGCCCTTGCCCACCAGGATGACGTGGTGCTGTGGATCGACTTCACCAATCCGACAGCGGATGACCTCCTGGGCGTCGAGACGGTGTATGGGCTCCACCGCCTGGCCGTTGAGGACGCCGTCCATGACTTCCAGCGGCCCAAGCTGGACCGGTACCCGAACCATTTGTTCCTGTCGGCCTATCAGGCGGGGCTGGAGTCCGGCACCGGCGAACTCGCCATCGCCGAGATTTCGGCATTCGTGAGCCGGAACGCCCTCGTGACTGTGCACGGCCCTGATTTCGACACAGACAAGTTGATGGCGCACTGGGATGCGGAAACTGACCTGACCGCCCATGGGGTGCCCTTCCTCTTCTGGGGCCTGCTGGACTTGATCGTCGACGGGCATTTCGACGCCGTCCAGGAACTCGACGGTTACATCGACACTCTCGAAGAATCCCTTTTCGACGATCACTCCCCCGACCACGACCTGCAGCGGAAGACCTTCGAGCTGCGCAAGAACCTGGTCCGGCTCCGCCGCGTGATCCTGCCCATGCGCGAAGTCCTCAACACCCTCCTGCGCCGCGATGACCTCGTCGGTTGCAGCCCCGCGATGCAGCCCTTCCTGCAGGACGTCTACGACCATGTTCTGCGTGCCACTGAATGGACGGAATCGCTCCGTGACCTGGTCACCACCATCCTGGAAACGCATATCAGCATCCAGGGGAACCAGATGAACCTGGTCATGAAAAAAGTCACCAGCTGGGCCGCTATCATCGCCGTCCCCACCGCCGTCACCGGCTTCTTCGGGCAGAACGTGCCCTTCTTCGGCTTCCAGAACGATTACGGTCTCTGGCTCTCCAGCGCACTCATGGCCGGAGGATCAATATTCCTGTACCTGGCGTTCAAGAAACGGGACTGGATCTAG
- a CDS encoding potassium channel family protein, with the protein MLVIGLGRFGAATAEQLVKQGREVLAIERDRTLVQTWASVLTHVVEADATNIDALRQLGAQEFSSAVVGVGTSIESSVLITVNLVDLGIEHLWVKAITASHGKILTRIGANHVIYPEADAGVRAAHLVSGRMLDFIEFDDDFAIVKMYPPKETVGFTLDESKVRSKYGVTIVGVKSPGEDFTYARPDTKVSGRDMLIVSGHVDLLERFAARP; encoded by the coding sequence GTGCTGGTGATCGGCCTGGGCCGCTTCGGTGCAGCCACTGCCGAGCAGCTCGTCAAGCAGGGACGCGAAGTCCTGGCCATCGAGCGGGACCGCACGCTCGTCCAGACCTGGGCGTCCGTCCTGACCCATGTGGTGGAGGCCGACGCCACGAACATCGACGCCCTCCGCCAGCTCGGCGCGCAGGAATTCAGTTCCGCAGTGGTCGGAGTGGGTACGTCGATCGAGTCCTCGGTGCTCATCACGGTGAACCTCGTGGATCTGGGCATCGAACACCTCTGGGTTAAAGCGATCACTGCCTCACACGGCAAGATCCTCACGCGAATCGGCGCCAACCACGTCATCTATCCCGAGGCCGACGCCGGGGTCCGTGCGGCCCACCTCGTATCGGGGCGCATGCTGGACTTCATCGAGTTCGACGACGACTTCGCGATCGTGAAAATGTACCCGCCGAAGGAAACCGTGGGCTTCACGCTGGATGAGTCCAAGGTCCGCTCCAAGTACGGCGTGACGATTGTCGGCGTGAAATCCCCGGGCGAGGACTTCACCTATGCCCGGCCGGACACGAAGGTTTCGGGCCGGGACATGCTGATTGTGTCCGGGCACGTGGACCTGCTGGAGCGCTTCGCGGCCCGGCCGTAA
- a CDS encoding TrkH family potassium uptake protein, giving the protein MTQSQSRSRDPASWQTVQPERGGLWIFTGIRDFIDNIANTSPARLALTAYGLAILLFTGLLSLPAASADGAATPIHQALFTAVSSVCVTGLTVVSTATHWTFFGQLVILVGIFVGGLGTLTLASLLALMVSKRLGVRGKLIAQEALNHAGRLGEVGTLLRIVISTSVTIEAVLAVAMIPRFVTLGEDFWQAVWHGAFYSISSFNNAGFTPHSDGIVPYEADLWILVPLMLGVFLGSLGFPVMLVLRRHGLRWKKWSLHTKLTIQVSLILLVAGAALWALMEWDNTNTIANMSLGDKITHSIFASVMTRSGGFNLVDQSHMDSTTRLLSDALMFAGGGSASTAGGIKVTTIAVMFLAIVAEARGDDDVKVYGRTIPEGTMRVAISVIVAGATLVCAAAFLLLAISGASLDRVLFETISAFATVGLSTNLSAELPPSGVYILAALMFAGRIGTITLASALALRQRRQLFHYPEERPIIG; this is encoded by the coding sequence ATGACTCAGAGCCAGTCGAGGTCCCGAGACCCGGCCAGCTGGCAAACCGTCCAGCCGGAGCGGGGAGGCCTGTGGATTTTCACGGGTATCCGCGACTTCATCGACAACATCGCCAACACCTCACCGGCCCGATTGGCCCTGACGGCCTATGGCCTCGCGATTCTCTTGTTCACCGGTCTGCTTTCCCTGCCGGCGGCATCGGCTGACGGCGCGGCCACCCCCATCCACCAGGCCTTGTTCACCGCTGTCTCCAGCGTCTGTGTGACCGGTTTGACCGTTGTGTCGACGGCGACGCACTGGACCTTCTTCGGCCAGCTCGTGATTCTCGTGGGCATCTTCGTAGGGGGATTGGGAACCCTGACGCTCGCTTCCCTCCTGGCGCTCATGGTCAGCAAACGGCTGGGAGTGAGGGGCAAGCTCATCGCCCAGGAGGCCTTGAACCACGCAGGACGCTTGGGCGAAGTGGGTACCTTGTTGCGGATCGTCATCTCGACGTCTGTGACCATCGAGGCCGTACTGGCCGTCGCGATGATTCCCCGGTTCGTCACACTCGGAGAGGACTTCTGGCAGGCCGTCTGGCACGGGGCCTTCTACTCGATCTCTTCTTTCAACAATGCCGGTTTCACACCCCATTCCGACGGAATCGTGCCGTACGAGGCGGACCTGTGGATTCTGGTGCCGCTTATGCTTGGCGTGTTCCTCGGCAGCCTCGGCTTCCCCGTGATGCTGGTGCTCCGGAGGCACGGTCTCCGTTGGAAGAAGTGGAGCCTCCACACCAAGCTGACCATCCAGGTTTCCCTGATACTCCTCGTTGCCGGCGCAGCCCTCTGGGCCCTGATGGAGTGGGACAACACCAACACCATCGCCAACATGAGCCTTGGGGACAAGATCACGCATTCCATTTTCGCCTCGGTCATGACGCGCTCCGGAGGCTTCAACCTGGTTGACCAGAGCCATATGGATTCCACCACCAGGCTGCTGTCGGACGCGCTCATGTTCGCCGGCGGCGGTTCGGCGTCGACGGCGGGCGGCATCAAAGTGACCACTATCGCGGTCATGTTCCTTGCCATCGTCGCTGAGGCACGTGGCGACGACGACGTCAAGGTCTACGGCCGCACGATCCCCGAGGGCACCATGCGGGTGGCCATCTCAGTGATCGTCGCTGGTGCCACCTTGGTATGCGCAGCCGCATTCTTGTTGCTGGCCATCAGCGGGGCCAGCCTGGACCGGGTACTGTTCGAAACCATTTCAGCCTTCGCAACGGTGGGCCTGAGCACGAACCTCAGTGCCGAGTTGCCGCCGTCGGGAGTCTACATTCTCGCCGCCCTCATGTTCGCCGGCCGCATCGGCACCATCACCCTTGCCTCCGCCCTGGCCCTCCGCCAGCGCAGGCAGCTATTCCATTACCCGGAAGAGAGGCCAATCATTGGCTAA